From the genome of Brassica napus cultivar Da-Ae chromosome C4 unlocalized genomic scaffold, Da-Ae chrC04_Random_16, whole genome shotgun sequence, one region includes:
- the LOC125594735 gene encoding pentatricopeptide repeat-containing protein At2g29760, chloroplastic-like, which produces MASFSTAQPLSLPRHPTFSNPSQPMTNNDRSRHTLSLIDRCSNLRQLKQIHAQMVRTGLFNDPYSASKLFAISALSHFASLDYACKVFDQIPQPNSFTWNTLIRAYASGPDPLRSISVFLDMVSDGQFGPNKYTFPFLIKAAAEVSSLSLGQSLHGMAVKSAVGCDVFVANSLIHCYFSCGDLDSACKVFTTIQEKDVVSWNSMITGFVQKGSPDKALELFKKMESEDVKASHVTMVGVLSACAKTRNLEFGRRVCSYIEENRVNVNLTLANAMLDMYTKCGSIEDAKRLFDGMEERDNVTWTTMLDGYAILEDYEAAREVLNSMPKKDIVAWNALISAYEQNGKPNEALLVFHELQLQKNIKLNQITLVSTLSACAQVGALELGRWIHSYIKKHGIRLNFYVTSALIHMYSKCGDLEKAREVFSSVERRDVFVWSAMIGGLAMHGCGNEALDMFYKMQEANVKPNGVTFTNVFCACSHSGLVDEAELLFKEMESSYGIVPQEKHYACIVDVLGRSGYLEKAVKFIEAMPIPPSASVWGALLGACKIHANLSLAEMACTRLLELEPRNDGAHVLLSNIYAKSGKWESVSELRKHMRVTGLKKEPGCSSIEIDGTIHEFLSGDNEHPMCEKVYGKLNEVMERLKANGYEPEMSQVLQIIDEEEMKEQSLNLHSEKLAICYGLISTEAPKAIRVIKNLRVCGDCHSVAKMISQLYDREIIVRDRYRFHHFRNGQCSCNDFW; this is translated from the coding sequence ATGGCTAGCTTCTCCACAGCACAACCTCTCTCACTGCCACGTCACCCGACCTTCTCCAATCCCAGTCAACCAATGACCAATAACGACCGCTCCCGCCACACTCTATCCCTGATCGACCGATGTTCAAATCTCCGACAACTAAAACAAATCCACGCCCAAATGGTCCGTACTGGTCTCTTCAACGACCCTTACTCAGCCAGCAAGCTATTCGCCATCTCCGCCCTCTCCCACTTCGCGAGTCTCGATTACGCCTGCAAGGTGTTCGATCAAATTCCCCAGCCAAACTCCTTCACCTGGAACACACTCATCCGCGCTTACGCTTCGGGACCAGACCCTCTCCGAAGCATCTCGGTCTTCTTGGACATGGTTTCGGACGGCCAGTTCGGTCCGAACAAGTACACTTTCCCTTTCCTCATCAAAGCGGCCGCAGAAGTTTCTTCTTTATCTCTGGGCCAATCCCTTCACGGGATGGCTGTTAAATCAGCCGTCGGATGCGACGTCTTCGTGGCCAATTCTTTGATACATTGTTACTTCTCCTGCGGGGATTTGGATTCTGCTTGTAAAGTGTTTACCACGATTCAAGAAAAGGACGTGGTTTCTTGGAACTCGATGATTACAGGGTTTGTGCAGAAGGGCTCTCCAGATAAGGCCTTGGAGCTTTTCAAGAAGATGGAGTCGGAGGACGTTAAGGCGAGTCACGTCACGATGGTTGGCGTCTTGTCCGCTTGTGCAAAGACGCGGAATCTTGAGTTCGGGAGGAGGGTTTGTTCTTACATAGAAGAAAACAGAGTGAACGTGAACTTGACGTTGGCTAACGCGATGCTTGATATGTACACAAAGTGTGGAAGCATAGAGGACGCGAAACGGCTGTTTGATGGCATGGAGGAGAGGGATAACGTCACGTGGACGACAATGCTTGATGGGTATGCGATTTTGGAAGACTACGAAGCGGCTAGAGAGGTTCTTAACTCTATGCCTAAGAAGGATATAGTTGCTTGGAATGCTCTTATATCTGCTTATGAGCAGAACGGTAAGCCTAACGAGGCGCTTCTAGTGTTCCATGAGCTGCAGCTTCAGAAGAACATAAAGCTGAATCAGATCACGCTGGTGAGTACTTTATCGGCTTGTGCGCAGGTAGGGGCACTGGAGTTGGGTAGATGGATCCATAGCTACATCAAAAAGCACGGCATTAGGTTGAATTTTTACGTTACGAGTGCGTTGATTCATATGTACTCTAAATGCGGAGATCTTGAAAAGGCGCGTGAGGTGTTCAGTTCCGTAGAGAGGAGAGATGTGTTTGTGTGGAGCGCGATGATTGGTGGCTTAGCGATGCACGGATGTGGAAACGAAGCCTtggatatgttttataaaatgcaGGAAGCTAATGTGAAGCCTAACGGTGTGACTTTCACCAATGTCTTCTGTGCTTGTAGTCATAGTGGTTTGGTAGATGAGGCTGAgttattatttaaagaaatggAATCGAGTTATGGTATTGTCCCTCAGGAAAAGCATTACGCTTGTATAGTTGACGTTCTTGGTCGCTCGGGTTATCTAGAAAAAgctgtgaagttcattgaagcgaTGCCGATTCCTCCAAGTGCGTCTGTCTGGGGAGCGCTTCTAGGAGCTTGTAAGATCCACGCCAATCTGAGTCTCGCTGAAATGGCTTGTACACGTTTGCTTGAGCTCGAACCTAGGAATGACGGCGCACACGTGTTGTTATCAAACATATACGCTAAGTCCGGGAAATGGGAAAGCGTTTCTGAGCTGAGGAAGCACATGAGAGTCACCGGACTTAAAAAAGAGCCAGGATGCAGCTCGATTGAGATAGATGGGACGATCCACGAGTTTCTCTCGGGAGACAACGAGCACCCAATGTGTGAGAAGGTGTACGGGAAGTTAAACGAGGTTATGGAGAGGTTGAAAGCGAATGGCTATGAGCCAGAGATGTCTCAGGTCTTGCAGATtattgatgaagaagagatgaaGGAGCAGTCTCTGAATCTGCACAGTGAGAAGTTGGCGATTTGTTATGGACTGATATCAACGGAGGCTCCTAAGGCGATTAGGGTGATTAAGAATCTAAGGGTGTGTGGAGATTGTCACTCAGTTGCTAAGATGATATCTCAGCTCTATGATAGAGAGATCATAGTGAGGGATCGGTATCGGTTTCACCATTTCAGAAATGGGCAGTGTTCTTGTAACGATTTCTGGTGA